In Bacillus sp. FJAT-45037, the following are encoded in one genomic region:
- a CDS encoding response regulator: MIHVLIIENDPMVAKFNAIFIERFSSYKLIGTAPSVTEGWDYLKSKHIDLILLDVYLQQENGLDFLKELRRINHPVDVMFLASVNDCQTIQTAFRYGAVDYVIKPFEFDRLQQALDRFEQTHKRMKNHSFQQDEVDQLFLTNDRYSH, encoded by the coding sequence ATGATCCATGTACTTATCATTGAAAATGACCCAATGGTTGCTAAATTTAATGCAATCTTTATTGAACGCTTCTCTTCCTATAAACTCATCGGCACTGCACCAAGCGTGACAGAAGGATGGGACTACCTTAAATCGAAGCATATCGATTTAATTTTACTCGACGTCTATTTGCAGCAAGAAAACGGGTTGGACTTTTTGAAAGAATTAAGACGGATCAATCACCCTGTCGATGTGATGTTTCTCGCATCGGTGAACGATTGCCAAACGATTCAAACCGCCTTCAGATACGGTGCGGTCGATTACGTCATCAAACCGTTCGAATTCGACCGACTCCAACAGGCACTTGACCGCTTTGAACAAACGCATAAAAGGATGAAAAACCACTCCTTTCAACAAGATGAAGTTGATCAATTATTTTTAACGAATGACCGCTACTCACATTAA
- a CDS encoding glycoside hydrolase domain-containing protein: protein MRLNRNINWGVDSAAAVTEDLYACVTSNYGQPDFWGRYLTTIENVSDGLTREEIGYIRNQGMKIMPIYNNFSEAIGDRAGHVAARNAIFQARRLGIGEGSFIFANIENFFPVDAAWITAWAGAFLNSPFRPGYYGDPVEGDFNAAYCAAAESSETVRQQAVIFSAEPEPGTSPKNRIPRYNPARPDCEANVWAWQYGRDSETCPIDTVLMETKLYESLG from the coding sequence ATGAGATTAAATCGCAATATTAACTGGGGGGTTGACTCCGCGGCGGCGGTTACCGAAGATCTGTATGCTTGCGTGACATCAAACTATGGGCAGCCTGACTTTTGGGGTCGTTACTTGACCACCATTGAAAATGTGAGTGATGGTCTCACGCGTGAAGAGATCGGTTATATTCGCAATCAAGGAATGAAGATCATGCCGATTTACAATAATTTCAGCGAAGCCATCGGGGACCGGGCTGGCCATGTCGCCGCACGTAATGCGATCTTCCAAGCAAGGAGGCTCGGTATCGGCGAAGGGAGCTTTATCTTCGCCAATATCGAAAACTTCTTCCCTGTCGATGCAGCGTGGATCACCGCGTGGGCAGGCGCTTTCTTAAATAGTCCGTTTCGCCCCGGTTATTACGGAGACCCCGTAGAAGGAGATTTTAACGCGGCCTATTGCGCGGCAGCCGAATCAAGTGAAACGGTACGTCAGCAAGCTGTTATTTTTAGTGCCGAGCCAGAACCCGGTACCAGCCCGAAAAATCGAATCCCGCGCTACAACCCAGCTCGACCTGATTGCGAGGCCAACGTCTGGGCATGGCAATATGGGCGCGATTCCGAAACATGCCCGATTGACACGGTGTTAATGGAAACAAAGCTATATGAATCATTAGGATAA
- the hpf gene encoding ribosome hibernation-promoting factor, HPF/YfiA family: MNYNIRGENIEVTPALRDYVEKKVGKLERYFDTTPVADVNVKMQVLNTQHIIEVTIPMPQLLLRGEEVHTDMYAAIDNVIEKLERQIRKHKTKVNRKFRQEGSLKYMFKNELEPLEQEELDDDEIQVVRKKRFNLKPMDAEEAILQMDMLGHSFFVFQNAVDGVTNVVYRRKDGKYGLIESEA, translated from the coding sequence ATGAATTATAATATTCGTGGTGAAAACATCGAAGTAACTCCAGCATTGCGTGACTATGTTGAGAAAAAAGTTGGGAAGCTTGAACGCTATTTCGACACAACGCCTGTTGCTGATGTCAATGTTAAAATGCAGGTGCTCAATACCCAACACATCATCGAGGTGACAATCCCAATGCCGCAGCTCTTATTACGTGGTGAGGAAGTCCACACTGATATGTATGCGGCCATTGATAATGTGATTGAGAAGCTTGAACGTCAAATTCGCAAGCACAAAACAAAAGTAAACCGCAAGTTCCGTCAAGAAGGAAGCTTGAAATACATGTTCAAAAATGAACTAGAGCCTCTTGAACAAGAAGAATTGGATGACGATGAAATTCAAGTGGTCCGTAAAAAACGTTTCAACCTTAAGCCAATGGATGCAGAGGAAGCGATTCTGCAGATGGATATGTTAGGTCATAGCTTCTTCGTCTTCCAAAATGCTGTAGACGGTGTGACAAATGTTGTGTATCGCCGTAAAGACGGTAAGTATGGTTTAATTGAATCAGAAGCTTAA
- the cspD gene encoding cold-shock protein CspD, giving the protein MQGKVKWFNAEKGFGFIEREDGDDVFVHFSAIESEGFKSLDEGQDVEFEIVEGARGPQAANVVKL; this is encoded by the coding sequence ATGCAAGGAAAAGTAAAATGGTTCAATGCAGAAAAAGGATTTGGTTTTATCGAGCGTGAAGATGGAGACGATGTATTCGTACATTTCTCAGCTATCGAATCTGAAGGATTTAAGTCTTTAGACGAAGGTCAAGACGTTGAATTTGAAATTGTTGAAGGTGCTCGTGGACCTCAAGCTGCAAACGTAGTTAAGCTTTAA
- a CDS encoding DUF6612 family protein: MKKLKWIGAGLVALMIMTGCNETSTTETEEPTETETETEVDAPEPDVEEEEVVAPAEDTLTVEDVLAKSIEAMNNVKSYRTDMNISQETSLGQDETIATDISMRMDMIEEPLAFHQQTTMTMPDFGEDAYVTEMYFTEEGVFMYDGMEDFWFSYPEEFQEEFIAIQDMQMNPEEQLELLQSYADNLTLTEEGNHYIITIEGSGQSFDQMADQLHMMFGDAFAEGFSELTAFMDISRMDYAIHINKETFFQEEIDMFMEFSMETEGESISMVQNTTGTFSHFNDIDSITVPTEAIETAEEFSLDLGELEEFDEAEFEVVEEETDE, encoded by the coding sequence ATGAAAAAGTTGAAATGGATCGGAGCTGGACTCGTCGCACTGATGATCATGACCGGTTGCAACGAAACGTCGACCACAGAAACAGAAGAACCCACAGAGACAGAAACGGAAACCGAAGTTGATGCACCCGAGCCGGATGTAGAGGAAGAAGAGGTTGTCGCTCCTGCGGAAGATACGCTCACTGTAGAGGACGTTCTTGCAAAATCAATTGAAGCGATGAACAATGTTAAAAGCTATCGCACAGATATGAACATCTCCCAAGAAACATCGCTCGGACAAGATGAAACAATTGCCACTGATATATCCATGAGAATGGATATGATCGAAGAGCCGCTTGCTTTTCATCAACAAACAACGATGACCATGCCTGATTTCGGCGAAGATGCCTATGTAACCGAAATGTACTTCACCGAAGAGGGTGTGTTCATGTATGACGGAATGGAAGATTTTTGGTTTAGCTATCCTGAAGAATTTCAAGAAGAGTTCATAGCTATTCAAGACATGCAGATGAACCCCGAAGAGCAGCTAGAGTTGTTACAATCATATGCTGACAACCTGACACTAACGGAAGAAGGAAATCATTACATCATCACCATCGAAGGGTCCGGACAATCCTTTGATCAAATGGCCGATCAACTTCATATGATGTTTGGTGATGCCTTTGCAGAAGGGTTCAGCGAATTGACAGCATTCATGGATATTTCACGTATGGACTATGCCATCCACATTAATAAAGAAACATTCTTCCAAGAGGAAATCGATATGTTTATGGAATTCAGTATGGAAACGGAGGGCGAATCGATTTCGATGGTTCAAAACACGACAGGAACGTTCTCGCACTTCAACGACATCGACAGCATCACTGTTCCAACAGAAGCAATCGAAACAGCCGAAGAGTTCAGTTTAGACCTTGGGGAGCTGGAAGAGTTCGATGAAGCAGAATTTGAAGTGGTTGAAGAAGAAACAGACGAGTAA
- a CDS encoding NAD-dependent succinate-semialdehyde dehydrogenase produces MKHYQHFINGEWVGHDSEAIEVTNPATAEVIATVSNGGESEARDAADAAFNAFQEWSGYSAYERAELIRKWHDLIDQNKEEIAEVMTREQGKPFKEALGEMNYANGFFSWYAEEAKRIYGETIPATQRNKRLFVHKQPVGVVAAITPWNFPAAMITRKVGPALAAGCTIVLKPANLTPLTAIKMVELATEAGIPKGVINLVTGNSRAIGKVWLEDDRIRKLTFTGSTEVGKTLLKGAADTVKKVSMELGGHAPVIVLDDADLDKAVEGVIASKFRNAGQTCVCSNRIYVHESIQEPFIQKLVAKVKELRIGNGLEEGVDIGPLIDKAAVDKVRKHIEDAVNQGAKIEVGGNLVGQLFMEPTILSQVNDEMICMTDETFGPLAPVTTFKTEEEVIKRANDSIFGLAAYVFTENITRGIRMTEALEYGIIGLNDGLPSTPQAPFGGFKQSGIGREGGHYGLEDYLEIKYVSLGL; encoded by the coding sequence ATGAAACACTACCAGCATTTTATTAATGGTGAGTGGGTAGGTCATGATTCAGAAGCGATTGAAGTGACGAATCCTGCTACAGCAGAAGTGATCGCAACGGTTTCAAATGGAGGAGAATCGGAGGCGAGAGATGCAGCGGATGCAGCTTTTAATGCGTTTCAAGAGTGGTCAGGTTATTCAGCTTATGAACGTGCCGAGCTGATTAGAAAATGGCATGACTTGATTGATCAAAACAAAGAAGAGATTGCTGAAGTGATGACTCGTGAACAAGGGAAACCCTTCAAAGAAGCCTTAGGAGAAATGAATTATGCAAATGGATTCTTTTCTTGGTATGCAGAAGAGGCCAAGCGTATTTACGGTGAAACGATTCCAGCAACCCAGCGTAACAAGCGATTGTTTGTTCATAAGCAACCGGTCGGAGTTGTCGCAGCGATCACGCCATGGAACTTTCCTGCCGCAATGATTACAAGAAAAGTGGGGCCGGCATTAGCGGCTGGATGTACTATTGTTTTAAAGCCAGCTAATTTAACCCCGCTTACGGCGATTAAGATGGTCGAACTGGCCACAGAAGCTGGAATTCCTAAAGGAGTCATCAATCTTGTGACGGGTAATTCAAGGGCAATCGGTAAGGTGTGGCTAGAGGATGATCGAATTCGAAAGCTAACATTTACCGGATCAACGGAGGTTGGTAAAACATTACTAAAAGGAGCAGCAGACACGGTTAAGAAAGTGTCGATGGAGCTTGGAGGACATGCCCCGGTTATCGTACTTGATGATGCCGATTTAGATAAGGCGGTAGAAGGAGTGATTGCGTCGAAGTTTCGAAATGCAGGTCAAACATGCGTCTGCTCGAATCGAATCTATGTTCATGAATCGATTCAAGAGCCATTTATCCAGAAGCTAGTGGCTAAAGTAAAAGAGCTACGCATTGGAAATGGACTAGAAGAAGGGGTCGATATCGGACCTCTTATTGATAAAGCAGCTGTTGATAAAGTCCGAAAACATATTGAAGATGCAGTTAATCAAGGAGCTAAAATCGAGGTAGGAGGTAATCTTGTAGGGCAGCTCTTTATGGAGCCAACGATCTTATCTCAAGTGAACGATGAGATGATTTGCATGACGGATGAAACATTTGGTCCACTTGCGCCTGTGACTACTTTTAAAACAGAAGAGGAAGTCATTAAGCGTGCCAATGATTCAATCTTTGGTCTAGCAGCTTATGTGTTTACCGAAAACATCACACGCGGCATCCGTATGACTGAAGCGCTCGAATATGGAATTATTGGATTGAATGATGGTCTTCCATCAACACCGCAAGCGCCATTTGGTGGATTCAAACAAAGTGGCATTGGAAGAGAGGGAGGTCATTACGGCCTAGAAGATTATTTGGAAATTAAGTATGTATCTCTAGGGCTTTAA
- a CDS encoding iron-containing alcohol dehydrogenase has translation MNIATFKSANKLITGEGSIERLLEEVQRLEMKNPLIVTDQILVEIGVVETVQSKLKGLTNDIYSGVKPEPDILLVEECTSIFKQGKHDGIIAVGGGSVLDIGKSVSVFANYNGEIEELFGTDLVPEKGYPIIAIPTTAGTGSEVTNIAILSDKQAQLKKGIVSDYMLPDIAIVAPEMTLTMPPSVTAASGVDALVHAIEAYISVNASPITDSLAIGAVKLITENLPKAYANPNHMRARENMATASLMAGMAFGNAGVGAVHALAYPLGGRYNIPHGVSNALLLPYVMEWNKIGCLERFRDIAIALGENVRELSDRQAADVAVSAMKTLCEAVNIPSGLRSFNVPEEDIPSMAEDASKIDRLLKNNPRLFSVKDIEMIYQSAY, from the coding sequence ATGAATATCGCAACATTTAAAAGTGCGAATAAGTTGATTACAGGCGAAGGGTCAATTGAAAGATTACTAGAAGAAGTGCAAAGGTTAGAGATGAAAAATCCATTAATCGTAACGGATCAAATCCTAGTCGAGATAGGCGTCGTAGAAACAGTTCAATCTAAATTAAAAGGGCTTACGAATGATATATATAGTGGAGTAAAGCCTGAACCTGATATTTTACTCGTGGAAGAATGTACATCTATTTTTAAACAAGGAAAGCACGATGGAATCATTGCTGTTGGGGGAGGGAGTGTTCTTGATATAGGAAAGAGTGTCTCTGTATTTGCCAATTACAACGGCGAAATTGAAGAACTATTTGGAACCGATCTTGTTCCTGAAAAAGGGTATCCAATCATTGCGATCCCGACAACAGCTGGCACAGGATCAGAAGTGACGAATATCGCGATTCTTTCTGATAAACAAGCCCAATTAAAAAAAGGAATTGTAAGCGACTACATGTTGCCAGATATAGCGATCGTGGCTCCTGAAATGACGCTTACAATGCCTCCATCTGTGACGGCTGCAAGTGGGGTCGATGCGCTTGTTCATGCGATTGAGGCTTATATTTCGGTTAACGCTTCTCCGATCACCGATTCCTTGGCGATTGGGGCAGTAAAGCTTATAACTGAGAATTTACCTAAAGCTTATGCCAACCCAAATCATATGAGAGCGCGAGAGAATATGGCGACGGCTAGTTTAATGGCGGGGATGGCTTTTGGAAATGCAGGAGTAGGAGCGGTTCATGCTCTAGCTTATCCTCTTGGTGGGAGATATAACATCCCTCATGGAGTAAGCAATGCTCTTTTGCTCCCATATGTGATGGAATGGAACAAAATTGGCTGCTTAGAACGATTTAGAGATATTGCGATTGCGTTAGGTGAAAATGTAAGAGAGCTTTCAGATAGACAAGCTGCTGACGTAGCAGTGAGTGCGATGAAGACTTTGTGTGAGGCTGTTAATATCCCAAGTGGACTACGTTCATTTAACGTGCCAGAAGAAGACATTCCTTCGATGGCTGAAGATGCAAGTAAAATTGATCGATTACTAAAAAATAATCCTCGATTGTTCTCGGTTAAGGACATTGAAATGATCTATCAATCTGCGTATTAA